In Carassius auratus strain Wakin chromosome 39, ASM336829v1, whole genome shotgun sequence, a genomic segment contains:
- the LOC113057968 gene encoding four and a half LIM domains protein 1 isoform X1, with product MSFYRHSGPRNYLSSTMSERLNCFYCRENLQGKKHAKKDDKPVCVRCFDKLCANTCAECRKPIGADAKELTHKNRHWHEGCFRCAKCYKPLANEPFAAKDDGKIMCGKCGDRDGSPRCQSCYKVITPGSKNVEYKHKVWHEECFICFECKQPIGSQSFLTKGDEMYCTACHDKKFAKHCARCKEAITSGGISYQDQPWHSECFVCSTCKKPLAGTRFTAHEDQFYCVNCYKADVAKKCSGCQNPITGFGRGTNVVNYEDKTWHEYCFNCKKCSLSIAHKRFVLNGNDIYCPDCAKKL from the exons ATGAGTTTCTACAGGCACTCAG GCCCCCGCAACTATCTGAGCTCCACCATGAGCGAGCGTTTGAACTGCTTCTACTGCAGAGAGAACCTGCAGGGCAAGAAGCACGCCAAGAAAGACGACAAGCCTGTGTGCGTGCGCTGCTTCGACAAGCTCTGCGCAAACACCTGCGCCGAGTGTCGCAAGCCTATAGGTGCTGATGCAAAG GAGCTGACCCATAAGAACCGCCACTGGCACGAGGGCTGCTTCCGTTGTGCCAAGTGCTACAAGCCGCTGGCCAATGAGCCTTTCGCTGCCAAGGACGATGGCAAGATCATGTGTGGGAAGTGTGGAGACCGTGACGGATCGCCTCGCTGCCAGAGCTGCTACAAAGTGATTACGCCAG GATCTAAGAATGTGGAGTACAAGCATAAAGTCTGGCATGAAGAGTGTTTCATCTGCTTTGAGTGCAAGCAGCCAATCGGCAGCCAGAGCTTCCTGACCAAGGGTGATGAGATGTACTGCACTGCATGCCATGACAAGAAGTTTGCCAAGCACTGTGCCCGCTGCAAAGAG GCCATTACCAGTGGTGGGATCTCCTATCAGGACCAGCCCTGGCACTCGGAGTGCTTTGTGTGTAGCACATGCAAGAAACCTCTGGCTGGAACTCGTTTCACGGCCCATGAAGATCAGTTCTACTGTGTGAACTGTTATAAGGCTGATGTGGCCAAAAAGTGCTCTGGGTGTCAAAATCCCATTACAG GCTTTGGAAGAGGGACCAACGTGGTGAACTACGAGGACAAAACCTGGCATGAATACTGCTTTAATTGCAAAAAATGCTCCCTCTCCATTGCTCACAAGCGCTTTGTCCTCAACGGAAATGACATCTACTGCCCTGACTGTGCCAAAAAGCTGTGA
- the LOC113057968 gene encoding four and a half LIM domains protein 1 isoform X2, translating into MSERLNCFYCRENLQGKKHAKKDDKPVCVRCFDKLCANTCAECRKPIGADAKELTHKNRHWHEGCFRCAKCYKPLANEPFAAKDDGKIMCGKCGDRDGSPRCQSCYKVITPGSKNVEYKHKVWHEECFICFECKQPIGSQSFLTKGDEMYCTACHDKKFAKHCARCKEAITSGGISYQDQPWHSECFVCSTCKKPLAGTRFTAHEDQFYCVNCYKADVAKKCSGCQNPITGFGRGTNVVNYEDKTWHEYCFNCKKCSLSIAHKRFVLNGNDIYCPDCAKKL; encoded by the exons ATGAGCGAGCGTTTGAACTGCTTCTACTGCAGAGAGAACCTGCAGGGCAAGAAGCACGCCAAGAAAGACGACAAGCCTGTGTGCGTGCGCTGCTTCGACAAGCTCTGCGCAAACACCTGCGCCGAGTGTCGCAAGCCTATAGGTGCTGATGCAAAG GAGCTGACCCATAAGAACCGCCACTGGCACGAGGGCTGCTTCCGTTGTGCCAAGTGCTACAAGCCGCTGGCCAATGAGCCTTTCGCTGCCAAGGACGATGGCAAGATCATGTGTGGGAAGTGTGGAGACCGTGACGGATCGCCTCGCTGCCAGAGCTGCTACAAAGTGATTACGCCAG GATCTAAGAATGTGGAGTACAAGCATAAAGTCTGGCATGAAGAGTGTTTCATCTGCTTTGAGTGCAAGCAGCCAATCGGCAGCCAGAGCTTCCTGACCAAGGGTGATGAGATGTACTGCACTGCATGCCATGACAAGAAGTTTGCCAAGCACTGTGCCCGCTGCAAAGAG GCCATTACCAGTGGTGGGATCTCCTATCAGGACCAGCCCTGGCACTCGGAGTGCTTTGTGTGTAGCACATGCAAGAAACCTCTGGCTGGAACTCGTTTCACGGCCCATGAAGATCAGTTCTACTGTGTGAACTGTTATAAGGCTGATGTGGCCAAAAAGTGCTCTGGGTGTCAAAATCCCATTACAG GCTTTGGAAGAGGGACCAACGTGGTGAACTACGAGGACAAAACCTGGCATGAATACTGCTTTAATTGCAAAAAATGCTCCCTCTCCATTGCTCACAAGCGCTTTGTCCTCAACGGAAATGACATCTACTGCCCTGACTGTGCCAAAAAGCTGTGA